From the genome of Desulfovibrio intestinalis:
CCACACGCGCCTTCAAGGTGTGGGGCGACATAAAGAGAAGCGAGTTCAATGTCGGCAAGGGCGTTCCCTCACTCATTGTGGGAGAGACCGTGCATGTGACCGCAGATATGGAATGCTCGCCAGCCTAAACAGTGTTGCCGCGAGGGCTTTTCAACGGTCTCTGCATTGAGCTTCGGCTTTTACGGTGGTGGGGTGTCAAAGAATTACTCCCCGCGTAACGGACCGTTCTTGCAGAGATAACAAGTAAGTTCGTCTCGTGACGGCGCAGCCTGATGGCTGACTGTAAATATGGTTTTGATGCTCACGAAAGCGGCCCTTTTCACGCATGAAGGGGGCCGCTTTGTCTGTTTTTGGAGCCAGTTGCTTTGGAGCTTTTTTTGGATTTTGCAGGGATGGCACATGTGCATTGCCCGGCATGCGCGGGTTGCCATTATGTGTTCCGTAAAAATTGAGGCCCGCCCATATGGGCGGGCCTCTGTCCGCGCTGCCAACCTGGGCTTAGGCCTTGCGGCGTCGGCGCCACAGCGCGGAAACTGTTCCTATGTTCAGCAACAGGCTGATGCCCAGCAAGGCCCGCAAGGGGGTGGAAAAACCTCCCCACGCGTCTGCGGCGGCACCAGCCGTGGGTGCGGTGCCGCCGCTATGGACCACCGTAGTCTCGTGCTCTACCCTGTGGCCCATATTGTCGGCCATAATCACCCGCCATTGGCCTGGGGCATTAGGCACAAAGGCGAAGCGTCCCTGGGCATCGGTTCGGCCATTCTGGAACTCCAGGGCTGCATCATCCGGGCTGTAAACTTCCACTTTCGCGTAGGCTGGCACTTCACCCGTGGAATAGGCAAACTGCACGACAATGGCGTTATCTTGTGGAATTTCCACAGCCCGCAAAGCGTGTGCTGAAACTTGCCCCGCGCCTGCCAGTAAAAGACAGGCACAGAGCAGAAAGACGCTGCATGTTTTTGAGGACACAATGATTCTCACTGACGATCTGCCTCGCTAGAGCAGTTTGCTAATGAAATTAGCTGTCCTGCAAGGATTTGCGTGCAAAATGCTCTACCGGACAGGAAAAACGTAGGTTGCCCGCAGATGGTGTTCGTCTGCGTCAGTTCCCGGGGTTTTTTCAGCCGTGGCGGTGCGAACCATCCACAAGGCGGGCTTGTCCACGGTAAACGAGGCTTTGCCCTGGGCATCCGTGGTGGCGGTAGTTTTGTAGGTATCTTCTTCCTTGCTGAATCCATCGTGGGTCAGACCCACTGCAGCGCCAGCCAGCGGCTTGCCGCGCAGCAGAACCTGCACGTTCATTGTGCCGCCCGGCTTCACGGTTGCGGGATTGTCCAGCAGAACAATTTCAAGCATCTGATTTTGAGGCGTCTTGTACAGGCTGTCGGTTGCTGCAGGATTGAGCAGGGTTTTGGCGAATTTTTCGTACTTGCCTACAGAGCGAACTTTCTTGCCCTGGGCTTCAAGTTGCGCGCGGTTGCCTTCAAGCACGCCTTCGGTGGTTTCGCTCCATATCTGGGGCAGGCGGTGCCCCACCAGCAGGGCCGGGGCCGTGTCTGCCAGCGCAATATCGCCCACAAGAGCGGCAAGGGCAGCGTCTTCGCTCAGATTTACGGAAGAGGCTTTGCCATTTTGCAGAACTTGCAGGCGCACGGTCGCGGGATTTTCCGCTTCTTCGCTAATCATGAAAACGTGTGAAGCCTGCGCCTGCACCCGGGTTTTTTGCCCGGCGGGCGGCGTTACAGTGTCGGGCTTGAGAATGAATTCGTGTGCTGCGGCGGGCAAGGCCGCACCAAGAAGAGCCGTAAGAGCCAGACCGCCAAGAAAGGGTTTTGCCTTATGGCCTATCTGCTGCAAAAGGGTCATGGGGGGCACTCCGGGTTGAGGTTCGGCATAGAATGATGTGTTACGAACTTTAAAAAGATGCTACATGTGGCATGTGGATTTGGCAAGCTGAAAAACACGATTTTTATAATCGTGTTACGATGTGTTCAGAAAACGCCACAAAGACCCCTTGATTCATACCTTCAGCTTGCTACTTACAGCTACGGTTAGAGCGGATTTACTTTGCGGCAGTGTGGTGTCTGAAAGGCGTTGCTAGTGACTCCCGCTTCAAACTGGGAGTTTCGAAGCGCTTTCTGGCAACAAATAGGGATATTGGAGCGTGATAGTGGGGAGAGTTGTTAGAACAGGGTGTTGTCCCTCAAAGCCGTCTAAAGCTTAAATGCGCTACCACTGCACAAGAGTGCTGCGTGGCGCATTGCGGCGTGAATTCCGCCGAGGCTACAATTTTCGGCGGAATAACAGCTTTAGAATGTGAAGCCGTTCAAATTAGTCTGCTGTAAGGGCGGATACGCAAACGGCCTGCGTTCAACTCATGCTCAAAAGCTGAATGGCGGCCAGATGCTCCAGTTCCTCGGTCAGGCAAAGGGCTTCTGCCAGACTTTCCCCGGTACCGCACAAGCCGTGCCCGGACATCCAGACTGCCGGATGTTCCAGGCTTGCCTTGGCCACGGCATCGGCCAGTTCCGTGGTTCCGGGAGGCAGGGCAGGGGCAAAACCCAGACGGGCGCGCCAAACGTCTGCTTCAAAGAGGGGAAGCCGCAAAAAGTCCTTCAGAACGTTTGGCAGGCCGTCTGGCAGCCCGCCCTTCTGGTCGCCGGACTGACCTGATTCAAGCCGCAGGCTCAGGGCCAGCAGGCGGCGCGGATGCGTATGCAGAATGGCCTTGCAGTGGGGCTTTGCCCGGTAAATGGCAAGATGCATGCCGGATTCGGTGGACGCCGGGCCGCCATACAGGGGCGTGGCGCTGTGCAGGTCCACAAGGCAGCAGTCCTGCGGGGCGAGGCGGCCCTTGGCCGCACCGCTGCGGGTGAGGCACACAATAGTGTCATACGGCGCAGGCAGGCGGCAACTGGCATTGCCGTTACAACCGGAGAGCAAGCCCTGTTCCCACGCATCGCGGCAGACGCTGCGCATGTCTTCCGCCACGCGCGGCATCAGCTCTTCGGCTACGAAAGGTAGAATGGTTTTGTCCACGCTGTGCCTGGGTTCGGTCATGAGGGTATTCCTTTTTTCTGCCACGCGCGCAGGTCCAGCTGTGAAATGTCGCCGATCTGGCTGGTTTCTACAGTCTGCACCAGGTGGGTGAGCAGGCGTTGAAGAGCTTTGTGCTTTGGGTTGAGGCTGAAGCTCAGCCCGTCCGGCCCTTCAACGGGCAGATATTTGCGGTCGACTTTAAGTGGAATGATGCCCTGTTCAAACAGCAGCAGATACATGAGGTATGCCTTGGTTCCTGAAAGGGCTGCCGTGCGGCTGGAAAGCTTGCCGCTTTCAATGTCGGGGTCGCGCCATTCCGGTTCCGCGCCCAGGTGGCGCACAGCGTCTTCATGAAGCGCGTAGGCCAGCAGATAGCCCGCCCGTCGCGCGCGCCAGCTGTATTCCAGATCTTCGTAGCCGTAGCGGCCATAGCCTTCGTTCCAGAAACCCAGTTTCTCGTGCACGGCGCGGGGAATACATGCGCAGGCCCCGTTGCAGCATGCCACGCTGAGGGCAGGCGTGGTGTCGGCCAACTGTATGGGCGTGCCTTCATGCCAGGGGCAAAGGCGGTATCCTGCCATGCCCACACGTTCATCGGCGGCGAGCATGCCCATGAGGCGCTCAAGCCAGTGCGGGTCGCGGATTTCAACGTCATTATCCAGCTTGACAAAATAGTCTGCGCCGTTTGCGTCTTCCCAGGCCAGATTGGAGGCCACGGCCACGCCCATATTGCGCTTGAGCAGGCGCAAGCGCATGTGCGGATGGGCGTCGGCCAACTCTTTCAGATACAGGGGGGTGCCGTCGGTGCTGCCGTTGTCCACCACTGTAAGGCTGTAGCCGGGCGGCGTTTGCGCAAGCAGGCTTGTGAGGCACAGCCGGGTGAGATCCTGACGGTTCCAGGTCACAACGCCGATATGGGCGCGCATGTCAGGCATCCTGCCCGGCGTCAAAGTGGTCAAAG
Proteins encoded in this window:
- a CDS encoding class II aldolase/adducin family protein, with amino-acid sequence MTEPRHSVDKTILPFVAEELMPRVAEDMRSVCRDAWEQGLLSGCNGNASCRLPAPYDTIVCLTRSGAAKGRLAPQDCCLVDLHSATPLYGGPASTESGMHLAIYRAKPHCKAILHTHPRRLLALSLRLESGQSGDQKGGLPDGLPNVLKDFLRLPLFEADVWRARLGFAPALPPGTTELADAVAKASLEHPAVWMSGHGLCGTGESLAEALCLTEELEHLAAIQLLSMS
- a CDS encoding glycosyltransferase family 2 protein, giving the protein MRAHIGVVTWNRQDLTRLCLTSLLAQTPPGYSLTVVDNGSTDGTPLYLKELADAHPHMRLRLLKRNMGVAVASNLAWEDANGADYFVKLDNDVEIRDPHWLERLMGMLAADERVGMAGYRLCPWHEGTPIQLADTTPALSVACCNGACACIPRAVHEKLGFWNEGYGRYGYEDLEYSWRARRAGYLLAYALHEDAVRHLGAEPEWRDPDIESGKLSSRTAALSGTKAYLMYLLLFEQGIIPLKVDRKYLPVEGPDGLSFSLNPKHKALQRLLTHLVQTVETSQIGDISQLDLRAWQKKGIPS
- a CDS encoding DUF4198 domain-containing protein; the protein is MTLLQQIGHKAKPFLGGLALTALLGAALPAAAHEFILKPDTVTPPAGQKTRVQAQASHVFMISEEAENPATVRLQVLQNGKASSVNLSEDAALAALVGDIALADTAPALLVGHRLPQIWSETTEGVLEGNRAQLEAQGKKVRSVGKYEKFAKTLLNPAATDSLYKTPQNQMLEIVLLDNPATVKPGGTMNVQVLLRGKPLAGAAVGLTHDGFSKEEDTYKTTATTDAQGKASFTVDKPALWMVRTATAEKTPGTDADEHHLRATYVFPVR